In Chryseobacterium camelliae, one DNA window encodes the following:
- a CDS encoding 5'-nucleotidase C-terminal domain-containing protein: MKNKFLLLGIALASLTSCGTTALQVAQVKTEKNISINKELKDDQEFVRVIEPYKQKLEREMNQKISHTNVDLTKQGDNSNLGNLLADYIFDSANQWAKAHLNRNVDASVINIEGIRTVIGKGDIMLRNIYEVMPFENELIIVKMKGTDLQGLFDYYARTQINNPVSHLYIETLDKHLVKTLIDGKPVNPDQEYYIATSDYLALGGDNMTFFSKGEMISTGIKQRDLFIEYFKNNPEIVPPTDIRLKFMGKK, from the coding sequence ATGAAAAATAAATTCTTATTATTAGGAATTGCTCTGGCTTCCCTTACCTCATGCGGCACAACTGCTCTTCAGGTAGCCCAGGTGAAAACAGAGAAGAATATTTCTATTAATAAAGAGCTCAAGGACGATCAGGAATTTGTACGTGTTATTGAACCATACAAGCAAAAACTGGAGCGGGAGATGAACCAGAAAATTTCCCATACCAATGTAGACCTTACCAAGCAGGGAGATAACAGCAACCTGGGCAATCTTTTAGCAGATTACATCTTTGACAGTGCTAACCAATGGGCAAAAGCACATCTGAACAGGAATGTGGATGCTTCCGTGATCAATATTGAAGGGATCAGAACGGTGATCGGAAAAGGAGATATCATGCTGAGAAATATTTATGAAGTGATGCCGTTTGAGAATGAGTTGATTATTGTCAAAATGAAAGGTACAGATCTTCAGGGTCTTTTTGATTATTATGCCAGAACACAGATCAACAATCCCGTATCTCATTTATACATAGAAACGCTGGATAAACATCTGGTAAAAACACTGATTGACGGAAAACCTGTTAATCCGGACCAGGAATATTATATTGCTACTTCAGATTATCTGGCTTTAGGCGGAGATAATATGACGTTTTTTTCCAAAGGGGAAATGATTTCTACAGGAATCAAACAAAGGGACCTTTTCATAGAATATTTCAAAAACAACCCGGAAATTGTGCCTCCCACAGATATCCGTTTAAAATTTATGGGTAAAAAATAA
- the mqo gene encoding malate dehydrogenase (quinone): protein MSQPLTGRTPKPKYDVVLVGGGIMSATLATLLHEFDPNLEIAIFERLGRFAKESTAAWNNAGTGHSAFCELNYTPEKPDGTIDISKAESIAEQFEISKQFWSYLISKGYIQNPKDFINSCPHMSLVFGEKDAEYLKKRYDKMTQSTLFQGMQFSSDHEKLREWIPLVMRKRNATEIMAATKMDLGTDVNFGTLTRKMGRHLMLDSNVELFLYHEVKDIDPKADGKWGVKIKDRINNHKQDVVADFVFIGAGGYALPLLDSSDIKESEGYGGFPVSGQWLVTHNQDLVEQHQAKVYTQATVDAPPMSVPHLDLRIIDGKKALLFGPFAGFSTKFLKEGSYLDLPESVNTKNIRSLFGAWWHNLPLTKYLIQQVAMNKAQRIQHLREFIKDAKEEDWELKVAGQRVQIIKKDEKEGGKLEFGTEVVVNKAGTIASLLGASPGASTAVYAMLNVLERCFPEKLNGEWKDKLIEMIPSYGQKLSGNPELTLKMRDYTKEKLELEY, encoded by the coding sequence ATGTCACAACCGCTTACGGGCAGAACACCCAAACCAAAATATGATGTTGTATTGGTAGGGGGCGGCATCATGAGTGCCACTTTAGCCACCTTACTGCATGAATTTGACCCCAATCTGGAAATTGCTATTTTTGAAAGGCTCGGAAGATTTGCCAAAGAGAGTACCGCTGCCTGGAATAATGCAGGAACAGGGCATTCGGCATTTTGTGAGCTTAATTATACTCCGGAAAAACCGGATGGAACCATCGATATTTCTAAGGCAGAAAGTATTGCAGAACAGTTTGAAATTTCCAAGCAGTTCTGGTCTTATCTGATCAGTAAAGGGTACATTCAGAACCCGAAGGATTTTATCAATTCCTGTCCTCATATGAGCTTGGTATTTGGTGAAAAAGATGCTGAATACCTGAAAAAGAGATATGATAAAATGACCCAGTCAACCCTTTTCCAGGGCATGCAGTTTTCCAGTGACCACGAAAAGCTGAGAGAATGGATTCCTTTGGTGATGAGAAAAAGGAATGCCACCGAAATTATGGCAGCTACCAAAATGGATCTGGGAACTGATGTGAATTTCGGGACCCTGACCCGAAAAATGGGAAGGCACCTGATGCTGGATTCCAATGTTGAGTTATTCCTGTATCATGAAGTTAAGGATATTGATCCAAAGGCAGACGGAAAATGGGGAGTGAAAATAAAGGACAGGATCAACAATCACAAGCAGGATGTGGTGGCAGACTTTGTATTCATAGGAGCAGGAGGTTATGCGTTGCCGTTGCTTGACAGCTCGGATATTAAAGAAAGCGAAGGGTATGGAGGCTTTCCTGTTTCAGGGCAATGGCTGGTAACCCATAATCAGGACCTGGTAGAACAGCACCAGGCAAAAGTATATACGCAGGCTACGGTGGATGCACCGCCGATGTCCGTACCGCATCTGGATCTCAGGATTATTGACGGGAAAAAAGCTTTGCTTTTCGGTCCGTTTGCAGGTTTTTCAACCAAATTCCTGAAAGAAGGAAGCTATCTGGATCTTCCTGAAAGTGTTAACACCAAAAATATAAGATCTCTGTTTGGGGCATGGTGGCACAATCTTCCGCTTACCAAATATCTGATCCAGCAGGTAGCTATGAATAAAGCCCAGCGCATCCAGCACCTGAGGGAATTTATTAAAGATGCCAAAGAAGAGGATTGGGAACTGAAGGTAGCCGGACAAAGGGTTCAGATCATTAAAAAAGATGAAAAAGAGGGTGGTAAACTGGAATTCGGAACCGAGGTAGTGGTAAACAAGGCGGGTACGATCGCTTCCCTGCTTGGAGCTTCACCGGGAGCTTCCACTGCAGTGTACGCCATGCTCAATGTCCTTGAAAGATGCTTCCCGGAAAAGCTTAACGGAGAATGGAAAGATAAACTTATAGAAATGATTCCTTCCTATGGCCAGAAACTTTCCGGCAATCCGGAACTTACCCTGAAAATGAGGGACTATACCAAAGAAAAACTGGAACTGGAATATTAA
- a CDS encoding GNAT family N-acetyltransferase — MVSLRFFQPEDLSELSYSLDEVQDKNTSLAAKALERIRHRNTGEEFPVTALYDGMPAGFLSLDFGEDKYDLTENLKAVLFRSFSVNPSLQGKGIGTSIMLELDRFIKNYFKDCNEIVLAVNQQNHSAYQLYLRTGYSYEGKSRIGRNGPQDVLSKKV; from the coding sequence ATGGTATCACTCCGATTTTTTCAACCTGAAGACCTTTCCGAACTCAGTTATAGCTTGGATGAAGTTCAGGATAAAAATACTTCACTTGCCGCTAAAGCACTGGAGAGGATCAGGCACAGGAATACAGGTGAAGAATTTCCGGTGACCGCTTTATACGATGGAATGCCAGCCGGTTTTCTTTCATTGGACTTCGGAGAGGATAAGTATGATCTTACAGAAAATCTTAAAGCCGTTTTGTTCAGGTCCTTTTCTGTGAACCCATCATTGCAGGGAAAAGGTATCGGAACATCTATTATGCTGGAGTTGGACCGCTTTATAAAAAACTATTTTAAAGACTGTAATGAAATTGTTTTGGCCGTTAATCAACAAAACCATTCCGCTTATCAGCTATACCTAAGAACGGGATATTCTTATGAAGGTAAATCCAGGATAGGCAGAAATGGCCCGCAGGATGTATTGTCTAAAAAAGTTTAA
- a CDS encoding DUF1684 domain-containing protein, which yields MKNIFVFLLLLPLGLFSQKMVSKEVMDVKKFQEDLNAEYLNPKETPLRGDNFSGFKGHPFFPFDMKYRVTADFKKTKNPKPFEIPTSSGKTKTYREYGKATFKLNGENYTLTLYQSLDLIKQKKYRNYLFLPFRDATNGKETYGGGKYMDLTIPKGNTIILDFNQSYQPYCAYNAYDYNCPIVPEENKLPVEIRAGVMYDDVYHH from the coding sequence ATGAAAAATATATTTGTCTTTCTTTTGCTGCTTCCGTTAGGGCTGTTTTCACAGAAAATGGTCTCCAAAGAAGTCATGGACGTGAAAAAATTCCAGGAAGATCTGAATGCAGAATACCTTAATCCTAAAGAAACTCCTTTACGGGGAGATAATTTTTCCGGCTTTAAAGGGCACCCGTTCTTTCCTTTTGATATGAAATACAGGGTAACCGCAGATTTTAAGAAAACAAAAAATCCCAAACCTTTTGAAATTCCCACCTCTTCCGGTAAGACAAAGACGTACAGGGAATATGGAAAAGCAACATTTAAGCTTAATGGGGAAAACTATACACTGACGCTCTACCAGAGCCTCGATCTTATCAAGCAGAAAAAATACCGGAATTATTTGTTCCTGCCGTTCCGTGATGCCACGAATGGAAAAGAAACTTACGGCGGCGGAAAATATATGGACCTTACTATTCCTAAAGGAAATACGATAATTCTGGATTTCAATCAGTCCTACCAGCCATACTGTGCCTATAATGCTTATGATTACAACTGCCCGATTGTTCCTGAAGAAAACAAACTGCCTGTCGAAATCAGGGCAGGCGTAATGTATGATGATGTGTATCACCATTAA
- a CDS encoding MGH1-like glycoside hydrolase domain-containing protein: MTEKERLLDLSWKKWGPYVSNRQWGTVREDYSADGDAWNYTNHDIAEAKAYRWGEEGICGICDDLQKLVFSIGFWNKKDKMVKERLFGLSNRQGNHGEDVKEYFYYLDSTPTHSYMKMLYKYPQNAFPYEDLVSNNAARGKKDPEYELLDTGIFDDNAYFDLFIEYAKADADDLLIRLIVTNKSEKQAPLVILPSLWFRNTWRWGYDDYKPSLKAQNEGHIQIDHKDIAVKNIYAGQSGRTLFCDNETNNQRLYGSSNATPYCKDGINDFVINGNEGAVNPQNTGTKASFFIEETFQAGETKVFEFRLSAEDLEQPFAGFDELFGLRKSEADAFYADLQKEITSEDERMVQRQAFAGMLWNKMFYHYNVEKWLKGDPADIPPPKSREKIRNFQWKHLNNEHIISMPDKWEYPWYATWDLAFHALSFSLIDPDFAKHQLKLFLFEWYMHPNGQLPAYEWDFSDVNPPVHAWAVFRVFKIDEHLKCKPDLQFLESAFQKLLMNFTWWVNKKDHNGNNIFEGGFLGLDNIGVFDRNAVLPNGEQLEQSDGTSWMAMFALNMMRIALELALYNNIYEEMAMKFFEHFLAIANSLDKMGDECFSLWDEEDEFFYDAIAASDGSHMYLKLRSIVGLIPMFAVEVIDDEMIEQLPNFKKRMNWVLKNKPELASLVSHWQVKGQDSKHLLSLLRGHRLKRLLYRMLNPAEFLSEYGIRALSKEYEENPYTIQINGVEYSVKYTPAESDSSLFGGNSNWRGPIWFPINFLIIESLQRFFFYYSPDFMVEYPTGSGKFSNLDEIADSLSKRLSALFLKDENGKRPFNGQYPRFQSDPDFKDYILFYEYFHGDTGRGVGASHQTGWTGLIAKIIHPRLSKQVAESETQMPEGMDTK, translated from the coding sequence ATGACTGAAAAAGAAAGACTGCTTGATCTGTCCTGGAAGAAATGGGGCCCTTACGTCAGTAACCGCCAGTGGGGAACTGTACGGGAAGACTATAGCGCGGATGGTGATGCATGGAATTATACCAACCACGATATTGCCGAGGCTAAAGCGTACCGTTGGGGAGAAGAAGGGATCTGCGGGATTTGTGATGACCTCCAGAAACTCGTTTTTTCCATAGGGTTCTGGAATAAAAAAGACAAGATGGTAAAAGAGCGTCTCTTCGGTCTTTCCAACAGGCAGGGAAATCACGGGGAAGACGTTAAGGAATACTTCTATTATCTCGATTCTACCCCTACGCATTCTTATATGAAGATGCTGTATAAATACCCACAGAATGCATTCCCTTACGAAGATCTGGTCTCAAACAATGCGGCAAGAGGTAAGAAAGATCCGGAATATGAACTGCTGGATACGGGAATTTTCGATGATAATGCGTATTTTGACCTGTTTATCGAATATGCCAAGGCAGATGCCGATGATCTACTGATCAGACTGATTGTAACAAATAAATCAGAAAAGCAGGCTCCTCTGGTTATTCTGCCGTCTCTATGGTTCAGGAATACCTGGAGATGGGGATATGATGATTATAAGCCCTCTTTAAAAGCGCAAAATGAAGGTCATATCCAGATTGACCACAAAGACATAGCCGTCAAAAATATATATGCCGGACAGTCCGGCCGAACCCTGTTCTGTGATAATGAAACCAATAATCAGAGGCTTTATGGTTCTTCCAATGCAACTCCCTATTGTAAGGACGGTATCAATGATTTCGTTATCAATGGTAATGAAGGTGCCGTAAATCCTCAGAATACAGGGACGAAGGCCAGTTTTTTTATTGAAGAAACCTTTCAGGCAGGGGAAACCAAGGTCTTTGAGTTCAGGCTTTCAGCCGAGGATCTTGAGCAGCCTTTTGCCGGTTTTGATGAGCTGTTCGGACTCCGGAAAAGTGAGGCAGATGCCTTTTATGCTGATCTCCAGAAAGAAATTACTTCTGAAGATGAGCGTATGGTTCAGCGCCAGGCCTTTGCGGGCATGCTTTGGAATAAAATGTTTTACCATTACAATGTTGAAAAATGGCTCAAAGGCGATCCTGCAGATATACCACCGCCGAAATCACGTGAGAAGATCAGGAACTTCCAGTGGAAGCACCTCAACAATGAGCATATTATTTCGATGCCGGATAAATGGGAGTATCCCTGGTATGCAACATGGGACCTCGCCTTTCATGCACTGAGTTTCTCACTGATAGATCCTGATTTTGCAAAACACCAGCTGAAGCTGTTCCTGTTTGAATGGTACATGCATCCTAATGGCCAGCTTCCTGCCTATGAATGGGATTTCAGTGATGTGAATCCGCCGGTGCATGCGTGGGCTGTATTCCGGGTGTTTAAAATTGATGAACATCTTAAATGTAAACCTGATCTTCAGTTTCTGGAAAGTGCCTTCCAGAAGCTTCTGATGAATTTTACCTGGTGGGTCAATAAGAAAGACCATAATGGCAACAATATTTTTGAAGGTGGTTTCCTTGGACTCGATAATATAGGGGTTTTCGACCGTAATGCCGTCCTGCCGAACGGTGAACAGCTTGAGCAGTCCGATGGTACCAGCTGGATGGCGATGTTTGCACTGAATATGATGCGGATTGCTCTTGAACTGGCCCTCTACAACAACATTTATGAGGAAATGGCTATGAAGTTCTTTGAACATTTCCTGGCGATTGCCAATTCCCTGGATAAAATGGGAGATGAATGCTTTAGTCTCTGGGATGAAGAGGATGAATTTTTCTATGATGCCATTGCTGCAAGCGACGGAAGCCACATGTACCTTAAATTGAGGTCTATCGTCGGACTAATTCCCATGTTTGCCGTTGAGGTGATTGATGATGAAATGATTGAACAGCTTCCTAATTTTAAGAAAAGGATGAACTGGGTGCTGAAGAATAAACCGGAACTGGCATCACTGGTTTCCCACTGGCAGGTCAAAGGGCAGGATTCCAAACATTTGCTTTCATTACTGAGAGGCCACCGGCTGAAAAGGCTTCTGTACAGGATGCTGAACCCAGCTGAGTTCCTGAGTGAATATGGCATCCGGGCATTATCCAAAGAGTATGAAGAAAATCCTTACACCATACAGATCAACGGAGTAGAATACTCGGTGAAATATACCCCGGCAGAAAGTGACAGTTCCCTGTTCGGGGGCAACAGCAACTGGCGCGGCCCGATCTGGTTTCCTATTAATTTCCTGATTATAGAAAGCCTGCAGCGTTTTTTCTTTTATTACAGTCCGGATTTTATGGTGGAATATCCTACGGGAAGCGGAAAGTTTTCTAATCTGGATGAAATTGCTGATTCATTGAGCAAACGCCTCTCAGCATTATTCTTAAAGGATGAAAACGGAAAAAGACCTTTCAATGGACAGTACCCGAGGTTTCAGAGTGATCCCGATTTTAAAGATTATATATTGTTCTATGAATATTTTCACGGAGATACCGGTCGTGGAGTAGGAGCATCGCATCAGACCGGCTGGACGGGACTTATTGCAAAAATTATCCATCCGAGACTCTCCAAACAGGTAGCCGAATCCGAAACCCAGATGCCGGAAGGGATGGATACGAAATAA
- a CDS encoding AadS family aminoglycoside 6-adenylyltransferase, with translation MKAREEKLNEIIRWAETNPDIRAVLLTSSLVNPYAPVDDLSDLDIELVLLDRNRYETNNDWINIFGDPVCIIEEKDDVFDSVHAMKMVLYSDHVKIDFKLYGIQEFNKEVQSEALPDDWDVGYKVLIDKDGMTGSMKAPAYQSVMITKPDMQEFHRLITDFWWDTSYVAKCLKRGDIFYAKYMSENIIRTEYLVPLIEWYIASEHHWENITTNKHGRLFRKYLSNDLWQKVESTFSGHDTEENWKALWAMIDLVHILGTRLSECLGYTYPSDVEKGMMKHLIYVQNLKNNF, from the coding sequence ATGAAAGCGAGGGAAGAGAAGCTGAATGAAATTATCCGATGGGCAGAAACCAATCCGGATATCCGGGCTGTCCTGCTTACCAGTTCGCTCGTCAATCCTTATGCCCCTGTAGATGATCTCAGTGATCTTGATATAGAACTTGTGCTACTGGACCGGAACAGATATGAAACCAACAATGATTGGATCAATATTTTTGGTGACCCGGTTTGCATCATTGAAGAAAAAGATGATGTGTTTGATAGTGTCCATGCCATGAAAATGGTGTTGTACTCAGATCATGTAAAAATAGACTTTAAATTGTACGGAATTCAGGAATTTAATAAGGAAGTACAGTCAGAAGCCCTTCCCGATGACTGGGATGTTGGATATAAAGTGCTGATAGATAAAGATGGAATGACCGGATCCATGAAAGCTCCTGCGTACCAGTCGGTCATGATAACAAAGCCTGACATGCAAGAATTTCACCGGCTGATTACCGACTTCTGGTGGGATACCTCCTATGTCGCTAAATGCCTGAAGCGCGGCGATATTTTTTATGCAAAATACATGTCTGAAAACATCATCAGGACAGAATACCTTGTCCCTTTGATCGAATGGTATATCGCATCTGAACATCATTGGGAAAATATAACCACAAATAAACACGGAAGGCTGTTTAGAAAATACCTCTCCAACGACTTATGGCAAAAAGTGGAATCTACGTTTTCAGGGCATGACACAGAAGAAAACTGGAAGGCATTATGGGCAATGATTGATCTGGTCCATATTCTCGGGACCCGCCTTTCTGAATGTCTCGGGTATACTTATCCCTCGGATGTGGAAAAGGGAATGATGAAGCATCTGATTTACGTTCAAAATCTGAAAAATAACTTTTAG
- a CDS encoding glucose 1-dehydrogenase, whose amino-acid sequence MEISLKNQVAVVTGASSGIGTGIAKSLAAAGATVIVNHSSERSLPDAEKVLKEITDAGGKGITYRCDVSKEEEVIKMFEDTVAQFGTVDILVNNAGIQKDAKFTEMTLDQWNAVIGVNLTGQFLCAREAIKEFLRRGIDPTRSVACGKIIHISSVHEVIPWAGHANYASSKGAIRMLMQTLAQEYGANKIRVNSICPGAIQTPINTDAWDTPEALKSLLTLIPYNRIGQPEDIGNLAVFLASDLSDYITGTSIFVDGGMKTYESFATGG is encoded by the coding sequence ATGGAAATATCTCTTAAAAATCAGGTAGCGGTGGTTACCGGAGCTTCAAGCGGAATAGGAACAGGAATTGCGAAATCATTGGCAGCAGCCGGAGCTACTGTTATTGTTAATCATTCATCAGAGCGGTCTTTGCCGGATGCTGAAAAAGTCCTGAAGGAAATTACAGATGCCGGTGGCAAAGGCATTACCTACCGTTGCGACGTTTCAAAAGAAGAAGAAGTCATCAAAATGTTTGAAGACACGGTAGCACAATTCGGAACTGTAGACATCTTGGTCAACAATGCCGGAATCCAAAAAGATGCTAAATTTACTGAAATGACCCTTGATCAGTGGAATGCCGTGATTGGAGTAAATCTTACCGGGCAGTTTCTCTGTGCCAGGGAAGCAATCAAAGAATTTCTTCGCCGGGGGATTGATCCCACACGTTCCGTAGCCTGCGGAAAAATCATTCATATCAGTTCTGTACATGAGGTCATCCCTTGGGCAGGTCATGCCAACTATGCTTCCAGTAAAGGAGCTATCAGGATGCTCATGCAGACGCTGGCCCAGGAGTACGGCGCGAATAAGATACGGGTAAATTCCATCTGCCCCGGAGCCATCCAGACCCCAATCAATACCGATGCCTGGGATACCCCGGAAGCTCTGAAATCCTTGCTTACATTAATTCCATACAACAGAATTGGCCAGCCTGAAGATATTGGTAACCTGGCTGTATTCCTTGCCAGTGACCTCTCAGATTACATCACGGGAACCAGCATTTTTGTAGACGGAGGGATGAAGACGTATGAAAGTTTTGCTACAGGAGGATAG
- the porZ gene encoding type IX secretion system anionic LPS delivery protein PorZ, translating into MKKLSLISLGILASISLMNAQTISSKKWADLFSYNNVLVMKEDNGRIIAATENGIFYYTAATGEITKLSKASGLHEVKISAFDYNPQTKTGLIGYQNGSLDVITPDGITYVVDIPIATGYNGSKKINHISISGDKAVISVGYGVSIFDLKKKEFGDSAFFLNGVYEASNEATIVGNKVFSVTNSGLKSHEMNVTFPVYSTWTTEMTGTFTQIDSDPVLSFSSPTTAYIYNNGVSTPLSQTFTSVKDIVVSSNNIVVTDKNRIYTFNTNGNYTSTVSFGEECNTAAIIGGKAYGGTVVSGIKDESNSIYKPDGPYFNYAYKINLFSDNQMLVSSGGRSNRFNPPLDNPKNPGFYYFNGMEWIYPSYFTGGNAVFNVLDAIANPADNSEVFFTNYVIANGHGIYRMKYNASKKDFDFVKYYDLGSPSIYDYRPVGFTFDDQNNLFATVSFGANTNAVVAPYDRAGDKFLIKETGVSIATQKPLFYEGLLWIPLPRTNNFMAYDYKNTPTNLSDDVSYVLNQSNGFSANSNGTVSVAIDKSGDAWIGTDSGLRILPNAATAIKTPTSAVVEPIVIEQNGLGEELFRDSQILQIEVDAGDHKWVSVDGGGVYYLSSDGQRTIKHFTKENSPLPTNSVTDIKVDRKTGKVYFVSYDGIVTYQGDVADVTSNFGNVLVYPNPVVYSNFKGKVTIKGLAEKTNIRITDAAGNVVHSAVARGGYYEWDLNNLKGKRVASGIYFVLMTNEDGSDKATAKIAVVN; encoded by the coding sequence ATGAAAAAACTCTCTTTAATTTCTCTTGGTATTTTAGCCTCTATCAGCCTGATGAATGCACAAACGATTTCATCTAAAAAGTGGGCGGATCTGTTTTCTTACAATAACGTACTGGTGATGAAAGAAGACAACGGCAGGATCATTGCGGCTACGGAAAACGGAATTTTTTACTATACCGCTGCTACAGGAGAAATTACAAAGCTGTCTAAAGCCAGCGGATTGCATGAAGTGAAAATTTCTGCATTCGATTATAATCCGCAAACGAAGACCGGACTTATAGGATACCAGAACGGTTCCCTGGACGTTATCACTCCGGATGGCATAACTTACGTTGTGGATATTCCTATCGCTACCGGCTATAACGGAAGTAAGAAGATCAACCATATTTCCATCAGCGGCGACAAAGCGGTGATTTCTGTGGGTTATGGTGTTTCCATTTTTGACCTGAAGAAAAAAGAGTTCGGTGATTCTGCATTTTTCCTGAATGGTGTCTATGAGGCCAGCAATGAAGCTACTATAGTGGGCAATAAGGTCTTTTCGGTTACCAATTCTGGACTGAAAAGTCATGAAATGAATGTTACATTTCCGGTGTACTCCACCTGGACAACTGAAATGACAGGCACTTTTACGCAGATCGATTCAGACCCGGTACTGAGCTTTTCATCTCCCACAACAGCATATATCTATAATAACGGCGTTTCTACGCCACTGTCACAAACTTTTACCAGTGTAAAAGATATTGTTGTAAGCAGCAACAATATTGTGGTGACGGACAAAAACAGAATCTATACTTTCAACACCAATGGAAATTATACCAGTACGGTAAGTTTTGGTGAAGAATGCAATACAGCAGCCATTATCGGAGGAAAAGCTTATGGCGGAACCGTTGTATCAGGTATTAAAGATGAAAGCAACAGCATCTATAAACCGGATGGTCCTTATTTTAATTATGCCTATAAAATCAATCTTTTCAGTGATAATCAGATGCTGGTCTCCTCGGGAGGAAGGTCTAATAGGTTTAATCCCCCTTTGGATAACCCTAAAAATCCCGGTTTCTATTATTTCAATGGCATGGAGTGGATTTATCCTTCTTACTTCACCGGCGGAAATGCTGTATTTAATGTACTGGATGCCATTGCCAACCCGGCAGATAATAGCGAGGTGTTCTTTACCAATTATGTTATTGCTAACGGACACGGAATTTACAGGATGAAGTACAATGCTTCCAAAAAAGATTTTGATTTTGTTAAGTATTATGACCTTGGATCTCCGAGTATTTATGATTACCGGCCTGTAGGCTTTACTTTTGATGACCAGAATAACCTGTTTGCCACAGTGTCTTTCGGAGCCAATACCAATGCTGTAGTTGCCCCTTATGACAGGGCGGGGGATAAGTTTCTGATCAAAGAGACAGGAGTAAGTATTGCAACACAAAAACCTCTCTTCTATGAAGGTTTATTGTGGATTCCGCTTCCGAGAACAAATAATTTCATGGCCTACGATTATAAAAATACCCCGACTAATCTTTCTGATGATGTGAGCTATGTCCTGAACCAAAGCAACGGTTTTTCCGCAAACTCCAACGGCACGGTCTCGGTAGCCATTGACAAATCCGGAGATGCATGGATTGGTACAGACAGCGGATTAAGGATCCTGCCTAATGCTGCAACGGCTATTAAAACGCCGACCAGTGCTGTAGTGGAGCCGATCGTTATTGAACAGAACGGTCTTGGCGAGGAACTCTTCAGGGATTCACAGATCCTCCAGATAGAAGTGGATGCCGGAGACCATAAATGGGTGTCTGTAGATGGCGGAGGCGTGTATTATTTATCTTCCGATGGCCAGCGGACCATTAAACATTTTACCAAAGAAAACTCTCCTTTACCCACGAACAGTGTTACCGATATCAAGGTGGACCGCAAAACCGGAAAGGTATATTTTGTTTCCTATGACGGAATTGTAACCTATCAGGGAGATGTGGCAGATGTTACCTCCAATTTCGGAAATGTACTGGTTTATCCTAACCCTGTAGTGTATTCTAATTTCAAAGGAAAAGTAACCATTAAAGGATTGGCAGAGAAAACCAATATCAGGATCACGGATGCTGCAGGTAACGTAGTGCATTCAGCAGTAGCCCGAGGCGGTTATTACGAATGGGACCTAAATAACCTGAAGGGAAAAAGAGTAGCTTCAGGAATCTATTTCGTGCTGATGACGAACGAGGACGGTTCTGACAAAGCAACAGCGAAAATTGCTGTAGTTAATTAA
- the recO gene encoding DNA repair protein RecO yields MNLQNGFLLSYIKYGDHDAVLHCFTEEEGFQACFLKGIYAKKNKKKALLQPLNRLSFTVNPIKGNGIYTASRLELVNNYDMYTDVKINTIVFFVSDFLNQVLREEHKNPGIFSSIAEFIEILSHRNYQSHLTFLVKILKIHGVAPLVTSGQYLDPETGTFSSGLNHQLFTADISELWKNIISSPQPYDVKIPAPLRKDFLDSILVYYHYHITDFKIPASLEIIQQIFE; encoded by the coding sequence ATGAATTTACAGAACGGCTTTTTACTTTCTTATATCAAATACGGCGACCATGATGCTGTACTGCATTGCTTTACAGAGGAAGAGGGCTTTCAGGCCTGCTTCCTGAAGGGTATTTATGCCAAAAAGAATAAAAAAAAGGCATTGCTGCAGCCTCTTAACAGACTAAGCTTTACGGTTAATCCAATAAAAGGCAATGGGATTTATACGGCTTCAAGGCTTGAGCTGGTCAATAATTACGACATGTATACCGATGTTAAAATCAATACCATTGTTTTCTTTGTATCGGATTTCCTGAACCAGGTTTTAAGGGAAGAACATAAAAATCCCGGTATTTTTTCCAGCATCGCCGAATTCATAGAAATATTAAGCCACCGTAATTACCAATCGCACCTGACTTTTCTCGTTAAAATCCTGAAAATACATGGTGTGGCGCCGCTGGTAACATCAGGGCAATACCTGGACCCCGAAACAGGCACATTTTCGTCCGGACTGAATCATCAGCTGTTCACTGCTGATATTTCGGAATTATGGAAAAATATTATTTCTTCTCCGCAACCGTACGATGTAAAGATTCCTGCTCCCTTAAGAAAAGACTTTTTAGACAGTATCCTGGTATATTATCATTACCATATTACTGATTTCAAAATCCCGGCTTCCCTTGAGATCATCCAACAAATTTTTGAGTAA